Part of the Tetragenococcus koreensis genome, CGGAAAACGGATATTTAAAATGTCGCCTATCCATCATCATTTTGAAATGAACGGCTGGTCTGAATGGAAAATTGATGGTATATTTTGGTTAACTGCCCTTGTTTTTTCAATTATCACTTTAATCATTTGCTTAAATTGATAATTGAAAAATGGCAGACGGTATTTGCAGGAGATGAAAAATTTGAAAAAAATTACAACGTATCAAAATAAAAAAGTGCTTGTTTTAGGATTAGCAAAAAGCGGGGTTAGTGCGGCCAAATTATTACATGATTTGGGCGCACTTGTTACCGTTAATGACGGAAAGCCTTTTGAAGAAAATCCGCAAGCACAAGATTTACTCGCTTTAGGCATCAAAGTGATTTGTGGGAGCCATCCAATTGAATTATTGGATGAAGACTTCTCCATGATGGTAAAAAACCCAGGGATTCCTTATAGCCATCCATTAGTTCAAAAAGCGCAAGAAAAAGGACTTCCTATTATTACGGAAGTTGAACTGGCTTACCAAATATCAGAAGCTTTGATGATCGCTATTACTGGAACCAATGGTAAGACAACTACAACCACTATGATTGCAAATATTTTAAATGCTGGTATGACCGACCATAAAGCTTATTTGTCGGGAAATATTGGTTATCCTGCAAGCACAGTGGCAAAAAAAGCAGAAAAAGATGATTGTCTAGTAATGGAAGTATCGAGTTTTCAATTAATGGGCGTTAAGCAATTTCATCCAAAAGTCGCGGTATTAACCAATCTATATGAAGCCCATCTTGACTATCACGGTAGTTGGGAAGCTTACGTTGCCGCAAAATGGCAAGTTCAACAAAATATGACAACAGACGATTTCTTAATCTTAAATTGGAATCAAAAAGAAATTCAAGAACTAGCTCAAAACACTCAAGCAACGGTTGTTCCGTTTTCTACCCGAGAAGTGGTCGACGGCGCTTATTTATATCAAGGAACGCTTTATTATAAAGACGCAGCAATCTTAGCTGCGGATGAACTTGGTGTACCAGGAGCGCATAATATTGAAAATGCTCTTGCAGCGATTGCAGCCGCAGCGCTTTGGGGCATTGATTATCAAGTAATTGCTAATGCATTACGTACTTTTTCTGGTGTTAAACACCGTACACAATATGTCGGTAAAATAGATGAGGTAGCTTTTTATAATGATTCAAAAGCTACAAATATTTTAGCAACACAAAAAGCCTTAGAAGGCTTTGATCCACATAAGTTAATTTTATTATGTGGCGGGTTAGATCGAGGAAATGACTTTGACGCATTAATTCCTTCATTAAAAGGCGTGAAAGCAGTTGTTTTATTTGGACAAACGAAACATAAGCTAGAAGATGCCGCTAGAAAAGCTGGAATACCTGAGATCAGTTTTGCTGAAAATGCCGAGGAAGCTGCGGCGCTTGCCTTTGAACTAAGTCAAAAGGGAGATACGATTTTGTTGTCGCCAGCTAATGCAAGTTGGGATCAATATCGTAACTTTGAAGTTCGCGGAGATCGCTATATAGCAGCGGTTGAGCAATTAAGTGAAAAGAAAGGGAGCAGTCAATGAGAGTATTAGTCACAGGCGGCGGCACTGGCGGTCATATCTATCCTGCATTAGCTTTTATAAACTATGTTAAAACAGTTGATCCTAATTCATCATTTTTATATGTGGGTGCCAAGCGAGGAATGGAAAATAAAATTTTACCGCAAACTGACATCCCTTTTTTAACATTGGAAATTCAAGGGTTCAAACGTAAACTAACTTTTGAAAACGTCAAAACGGTTCAGTTATTTTTAAAAAGTGTTCGCCAAGCTAAAAAAATAATAAAAGATTTTCAACCGGACGTAGTAATCGGCACTGGCGGGTATGTTTCAGGAGCTGTCGTTTATGCGGCAGCAAAATTAAACATTCCTACGATTGTCCATGAACAAAATAGTGTACCCGGCATTACAAATAAATTTTTAGCTCGCTATGTTGATAAAATTGGCATCGCCTTTGCCGATGCCGCACAATATTTTCCTGAGAATAAAACGATTTTAGTGGGAAACCCGCGAGCCCAAGAAGTGGTAGGGATTAAACCATCGGATTTATTACGTGAATTTGATTTAGCTCCTGAAAAAAAGACTGTTTTAATTTTCGGTGGAAGTCAAGGTGCATTAAAAATTAACCAGGCGGTAGTTGCAGCTATTCCCGAATTTGCTAAAAAGGGATATCAGGTGCTATATGCTTCTGGGGAACGTTATTATGAAGAAATCAATGAAAATATGGGGATGAACAAAGACGCGTTTGTGAATATCAGCATCCAACCCTATATAAAAAACATGAATGAAGTAATGGTTAACTGTGATTTATTGGTGGGACGCGCGGGTGCGACTTCAATCGCAGAATTTACCGGTTTAGGTTTGCCTGCTGTATTAATACCTAGTCCTTATGTGACAAATGATCATCAGACAAAAAATGCACAGAGTTTAGTTAAAGAAGGCGCAGCTAAAATGATCAATGATAACGAATTGACAGCAGAGAACTTAGTTGCTACTGTAGATGAAATTATGGGCGATGATGCGCTTTTGCAACAAATGGCAGAGCAATCGAAAAAGCAAGGAATTCCTGATGCATCGGAGCGTTTATATCAATTTATTCAAACGATCATTTAACTCCAATAAAATTTAGCAAAGGAGGCGAACAACATCAGTAAAAAAGAAATGTCCGACCCAAATTCCTCAAAAAAAAAGAAATCAACCAATGAAGAAGAGCTAACTCCTTGGCAAAAAGAGCATCTTCGTTATCTAAGAGAACGTCAAGATAACGAAGAAAAAGCAAGCGACGATAAAGCAGAAAAAAGCTTGGAAAGTTCTGAAACCAAACAAGCAGAGAATTTTTCAGAAGAAAAGATTGAAGAACCACCAAAAAAAGAACGCATTTCTTTTGCTGATCGTCTTCCTAAATTAAAAAGTTACCGAAATAAACAATTACATAAGCGATTACTTACGATCATTATGATTTTTGCCATTCCGCTACTTTTTGTTCTCTATTATATTTCGCCTTTAAATAGCTTAGCTGAAGTAGATGTGTCTGGCAATCAAAATATCGCTTCACAAAAAATTGTTGCTTCTTCTGGTTTGCAAGTCAACCAAAATTTGTGGCGACAATATTTTGATCGCGATCAATTTACTAGAAGGCTAACCAAGGAATTTCCTAGAATAAAAAATGCTAAGATTAAATTTTCTGCCCTGAACCAATTTAGGATTGATGTGACAGAACACAAGGAAGTTTCCTTGTTGGCCAAAGACGGTAAATATTTTCCTGTTTTAGAAAATGGTGAAGTTGTTCAGGAGCCTCAAGAAGAGGCAGATAAAGATAAAATCATTTTAGAAGATTTTACTAACCAAAACCAAATTCTGACGACCATTGAAAATTATCGCAAATTACCCCAAGAGATACAAAGTGGCGTTTCTCAAATTAATTATACGCCGTCAGACAATAACGACGAACTGCTAACTATTTTTATGAATGATGGAAACCGGGTAATTATCAATGTTTCTAATATGGATCAACAAATGCAATATTACCCTCAAGTGGCAAAAGAGATGGATGACAAAGGTATAATTGATATGGAAGTTGGTATTTTTGTTCGTCCTTATGACGAAAATAATACTGATGATGAAGAGGATCAGGAAGATTCTGAGTGAAAATATAATTTTTCCTATAAATATCTGAATATTTTTCATTAACTTCTTTCTCAAAACGCCTTAATTATGGTAAAATTAGTGACAGTGAATATAAAGAGACTTTATAAAAATAAATACGAACGTTATTTGTTCGCGATATAGGTAAAAAAGTAGGAGGGAATCCCATCCATGGCAAAAACTGGAATGTATGTTGGCCTAGATATCGGTACAACGTCAGTTAAAGTTGTTGTAGCTGAATATATAGAAGGCCAAATGAACATTATTGGCGTAGGAAATGCAAAATCAGAAGGGATCAACCGTGGCATTGTGATCGATATTGATAAAACGGTCCAAGCTATTCAACGAGCAGTTACTCAAGCAGAAGAAAAAGCAGGAATTCAAATCCGAAATGTTTGTGTCGGGTTGCCGGCGAATCTGTTAGAGGTTGAAAATTGTCAAGGTATGATCGCTGTTAACAATGAATCAAAAGAAATCACAGATGAAGATGTTCGTAATGTAGCATCAGCGGCTCTTGTTCGTTCTATCCCTCCTGAAAGACAAATAATTACGATCCTGCCGCAAGACTTTACTGTTGATGGCTTTGAAGGGATCAAAGATCCAAGAGGAATGATTGGCGTACGACTAGAGATGAATGGTGTGGTCTTTACCGGACCTAAAACAATTATCCATAATGTCCGCAAATGTGTCGAAGAAGCTGGATTATTTATAAGCGAAATGATTATTACACCACTAGCTTTAACCAGTTCCATCCTATCAGATGGCGAGCAAGATTTTGGCACTACGGTAATTGACATTGGTGGTGGACAAACCACAGCTGCTGTAATGCATGACAAACAATTAAAATTTACTTATGTGAATCAAGAGGGTGGAGAATTTGTAACAAAAGATATCTCTACCGTACTGAATACATCGTTTAATAATGCAGAAGCATTAAAAATTAATTACGGCGATGCCTACCCTGAAAGAACATCTACTAGCGAAGAATTTCCAGTAGATGTCATTGGTCAATCGGATCCGGTAAAAGTTGATGAACGTTATTTATCTGAAATTATCGAAGCACGTATTGAACAAATTTTTATCAAAGCAAAAGAAGCTCTTGATGAGATTGAGGCACTGGAATTACCAGGAGGAATTGTGTTATCTGGTGGGGCTGCGAGCCTTCCAGGAGTGGTCGATCTTGCTCAAGAGATATTTGGTGTTAATGTAAAACTGCATGTGCCAAATCATATGGGACTTAGAAACCCAGTCTTTACAAATGTGATTAGTATTCTGGAATATGCTGCTGACCTTGGTGATGTTTACCAATTAACTAAAAGTGCTGTGACTGGTGAAACAGTGCAAGTTGAGCAAAATTCTCAAGCTTATACAAGAGAACCAGTTTACGAACAACAACTGCCATATGAACCGGAAGAACCAGCTTATCAAGAACCAGATGATTCAGAACCAAAAGAAGGTTTTGGCGATAAAGTCAAAAACTTTTTCTCGAACATTTTTGAATAACAAGCGCGAAAGGGAGATAAAATATGGAATTTTCAATTGATAATAACGTCAACGAGGGAGCAGTAATCAAAGTGATCGGCGTTGGCGGCGGAGGCGGCAATGCGGTAAATCGAATGATTGAAGAAAACGTCAAGGGCGTTGAATTCATTGCTGTCAACACAGATGTACAAGCTTTAAAAAATTCAAAAGCAGAAACGGTCATTCAATTAGGACCAAAATTCACTCAAGGTTTAGGAGCTGGATCACAGCCTGAAGTTGGAGAAAAGTCTGCTGAGGAAAGCGAAGACCAAATTCGCGAAGCATTAGGCGGAGCTGACATGATTTTCATTACTGCTGGCATGGGCGGTGGTACAGGTACCGGTGCTGCTCCTGTTGTAGCAGGTATTGCAAAAGAGCTAGATGCATTGACTGTCGGCGTTGTGACACGTCCATTTACTTTTGAAGGGCCAAAACGCGGACATTTTGCTGCAGAAGGTATTGCAAAACTAAAGGAAAATGTTGATACTTTATTAATTATTTCAAATAATCGCTTATTAGAAGTAGTTGACAAGAAGACGCCAATGCTTGAAGCTTTTCGTGAAGCAGACAATGTTTTACGACAAGGTGTCCAAGGGATTTCTGATTTAATTACTGCACCAGGTTATGTCAATTTAGACTTTGCCGACGTGAAAACAGTAATGAAGAATCAAGGTACAGCATTAATGGGAATTGGTATTGCCAGCGGAGAAGAACGTGTGGTTGAAGCAACAAAGAAAGCTATCTCTTCTCCATTATTAGAAACTTCAATTGATGGTGCTGAACAAGTGCTTCTTAATATCACAGGTGGCTTAGATATGACTTTATTTGAAGCACAAGATGCTTCAGATATTGTTGCGGGTGCTTCGACTGGTGATGTGAATATCATTTTAGGTACTTCTATTAGCGAAGACCTGGAAGATGAAATTCGCGTGACAGTAATTGCAACCGGCATTGACCCTACAAAAAGTGAAAAAAAGCCCGGACGCGCTTCTAGACAAAGTCAAACAAGCGCGAAAAGACCTGTCTTTGACATGGATCAAGCACAACCTTCACAAAAAGAAGAGAACGATTTTTCTGATTGGGACATTCGTAAAGAAGAAAATGTCCGTCCTAAAGTTGATGATACACAATTTGAAGAAATCGAAAAAAAAGACTTTGATACCTTCAAACGAGAAACACCAAAATCAGATGATGACGAGTTAGATACACCACCATTTTTCCGTCGCAAAAGATAAGGGGGAAAGAGCACATGATTTCTGATAACTTGCGGGAGGTTCAGCAAGAGATGCAGGATTCCTGTGCTCTTGTTTCGCGCTCTAGTGAAGAAATTACCTTGATTGGCGTAACAAAGACGGTAGGGATTAATCAAACGATTGAATTAGCTAATCAAGGGGTGAACCACTTAGCAGAAAACCGAGTGGATCAATTTTTATCCAAGAAAGAAAAAATGAGTGATTTTACTGATATTGCGTGGCATTTCATTGGTAATTTGCAACGTAGAAAGGTAAAATCAGTCATAAATGAAATTGATTTTTTTCATGCTTTGGATAGTTTAAAGTTGGGAAATGAAATTCAAAAAAGAGCGGATAAAACCATCCGCTGTTTTGTAGAAGTGAATGTAAGTGGCGAAGATTCCAAACAAGGAATTGCTAGTGAAGAGTTAGAAACATTTATTGAACAATTAGCGCTTTTTGATAAAATAAAAGTCGTAGGTTTGATGACGATGGCTCCACTAGGTTCAACTAAAGAACAGCAACATGAAATTTTTGCCCGGCTTAAACACTTGCAAGAAACGATTCAGGAAAAAAAGTGGGGATTTGCTCCTTGTACTCAGACAAGTATGGGAATGAGTAACGACTTTCCAGTTGCTATACAAGAAGGAGCAACTTTTATAAGAGTGGGTACAGCTTTATTTAAGGAATAGAAGGAGGGCGTGACATGTCATTTATGGAAAAAGTTTCAACCTTTTTTGGTTTAGAAGATGAAGAATACATGGATAACTATCAAGCAGGACAAAACAAAACAGCGGCATCCCAGCAAAATAATACTGCGACGGTTAACAAACAAGTACCTAAACAACAAAACAGATCACAGTCGCAAGCTTCCAATACCAAGTCAGCTGTTCGAAAACCAATTAGAGAAAAAGCACAACCAACAAAACAACCAACACAAAGCTCACGTTCTGCAGAAAAAGCCAGACCGAATGAGCAAAGAGCAAAACAACCAGCACCTAGTCGACCAGAAAATAACGTGGTCGCAATGAAATCAAATCAGCCTAAACAAACACAAAAAAGCCAATCAGGTAAAATTATGATTATTGAGCCTAGGGCTTATTCAGAGGCCATGACAATCGCTAAACATGTTATTGGCGGTGAGTCGGTACTTGTTAATTTTCGCTTAATTGAAGAACATCAAGCACGACGTATTGTTGATTTTCTGACAGGAACAGTGTACGCTGAGGATGGCGATATCAAACGGGTAGCAGATGAGATATTTTTATGCACACCCAAAGAAGTAGAAATTGACGGGACGGCCCAATCATTAGTTGAAAGCAACTTGTTTGATTTATAGCCCGGAGGAGGAAACATCATCTTACTTTATCGATTAATTAGTCTAGTCAATGATATCGTATATTTGTATACAATTTTACTTATAATATATGCACTTTTATCTTGGTTTCCAGGCGGGTATGACTCTGCTATTGGTCGCTTTCTGCGTAAGATATGTGAACCGTATTTAAGTTTATTCGATCATTTAAACTTATCGCTTGGACCAGTGAATTTTAATATAGCTTTTGCTATTATTGTCCTTCAACTTGCTGTACAAGCATTGTCTCGTATCGTAATAGCGATCTTTTAGCGGGAGGTAAAAAGCGATGGATGCCAATATATATCAGCATTTTAGAAGCGATGAACGCCCGTTTATTGATATGGTGCAAGACTGGATTGAGCAGGTAAATATGCAATATGCCCCGGTGTTAACTGAATTCTTAGACCCTAGACAAGCGTTTATTTTAGAAACACTTGTCAGGCAGGAAACGGAATTGAGTTTTCGTTTTTTCGGTGGTTATGAAGCAGCAGAAAGAAGACGCTGCTTAATTTTTCCTGATTATTATGAGCCTACACAAGAGGATTTTGAAATTGAACTATTTAATGTTCATTATCCCAAGAAATTTACTGTTTTGAGCCATGGGAAAATATTAGGAAGTTTGATTGGTACAGGTATCAAACGAGAATTTCTCGGCGATATCATATCGGATGGTGAAAATTGGCAAGTTTTTGTTGCAAAAGAAATTAGCCATTATATTCAATTACAAGTAACAAAGATAGGCAACGTCAAAGTACGGTTGGAAGAACAATCATACGTTGACATTTTGACACCAAAAGATGGGTGGACAGAAGAAAATACGACTGTAAGCTCATTACGTTTAGATAATGTTATCGCATCGATATTCAATATCTCCAGACAACGTGCCAAGCAGTTAATTGAAACAGGAAAAGTGAAAGTAAACTGGACGCCAACGCAAAGACCAGATTTTGTATTGGATTTATTAGATATTGTTTCTATACGAGGTTTTGGTCGTTTGCAGATTCAAGGTTTAGAAGGTACTACTAAAAAAGGAAAAGCCCGATTGAATTTAGGCGTTTTACGTAAATAAAACAAAGAGGTGTATGAGAATGGCAATAACTCCATTAGACATTCAGAACAAAAATTTTCAAACAAAAATGAGAGGCTACGAAAAAGATGAAGTTGACGACTTTTTGGACATTGTTGTAAGAGATTACGAAGAAATTGTGCAAAGAAATCGTGAACTAGAAAAATCGTTAAAACATTCAGAAGAGAAATTAGAATATTTCAATGAATTAAAGGATGCTTTGAATCAATCAATCGTAGTCGCTCAAGATACAGCTGATAAAGTGAAAAATAGTGCGAACAAAGAATCTGAAGTTCTTGTTACGTCAGCTCAAAATAAAGCAGATGAATTGATAGCTAACGCAGAAAAACAAGCCCATCAGTTAACCACTGCTGCGCAAGATCACGCAAAAGAAATTTTGAGTGACGCGACTCAAAAAGCGCGTGAACTGACAACTGAAACCAATGATTTGAAAAAGAAAACAAGAGTATTTCATAATAATTTATCTTTGATGCTTGAAACTCAGTTAGAACAAGTAAAAAGCCCTGAATGGGATGAAATTTTAGCGCCATTTTCAAGTTATGTACAAGATAGTCACGAAGTTTTCCGTGAAATATTGTCAGAAGAGCTTGACAATGAAAATGATTCTGAAGTAAACTCAGAACAAGCAGATGCTCAGCAAATGTCTTCAGATGAACAAGAGGATGATGTATCAGTGGTTGAAGCAAGTCATCGTGTGGTTCCTGTCTCTACAGAAGACCATGAAGATACAGAAGAATATAGTCGATAATGAGTAGAATAGAAAAACAGTTTGTATTTTTTAAAGCGAGTCGGTGCTAGTGAAAGTCCGACAAACCCTGCATTCCGTTAGATCCTCTACTAGTCTTATTCTTGAATTAAGTAAAGAATAACGGTTGATCTCGTTACTGATTCTAGAGGAAAATAGCAATATTTTTAAATCTTGGGTGGTAACACGACACGTTCGTCCCTTATGGGCGGACGTTTTTTTGTTGGAAATTTTTCTTTAATTTGTAGGTTCCAACAAGAATTAAACTTATTAGAGTTCAAAAATATATTTACAAGGAGATTGGTACGATGAAAATGAAAGATACTCTTCACTTAGGTAAAACAAAGTTTCCTATGCGTGGGAACTTACCTAATCGCGAAGGAGATTGGCAAAAAGAATGGGAAGAAAAGGATATTTACGGTAAAAGACAAAAAATAAATGAAGGTAAACCATCCTTTGTTTTGCACGATGGCCCGCCATTTGCTAATGGTAATATTCATATTGGCCATTCATTAAATAAGATCAGTAAAGATATTATTATGCGAGCAAAATCTATGTCGGGCTTTCGAGCGCCTTATGTACCTGGTTGGGATACACATGGGCTACCCATTGAACAGATTTTGACCAATAAAGGAATTAAAAGAAAAGAAATGACAACGGCGGAGTACCGACAAAAGTGTTATGAATATGCGTTAACGCAGGTTGATAAACAAAGAGAAGACTTCAAAAGATTAGGAGTGCAAGGGGATTGGGAAGATCCTTACCTAACTTTAGCTCCTAGTTATGAAGCAGCAGAAATCCGAGTTTTTGGTAAAATGGCTGAAAATGGGTATATTTATAAAGGAATGAAGCCAATTTACTGGTCTCCTTCAAGTGAATCCTCTTTAGCAGAAGCAGAAATTGAATATAAAGACTTAAAATCGCCATCGATTTATGTTACTTTTCAAGTAGTAGACGGTAAAGGTCTTTTAGATGAAGAGACGTCTTTTCTTATTTGGACGACTACTCCATGGACAATCCCGGCGAACTTAGCTATTGCAGTTCATCCTGATTTTGACTATGTTCAAGTACAAGCGGATGGAAATAAATATGTTATCGCTAAAGATCTATTAGAAGAAGTACAAGAAACTTTAGCATGGCAAGATGTAGAAATATTGCAAGAATTTAAAGGTACACAGTTGGAAAATATGACGGCACAGCATCCGTTTTATGATCGTACATCCTTACTGATTCTGGGAGATCATGTAACGTTAGACGCTGGTACAGGACTAGTTCATACAGCTCCTGGCCATGGGGAAGATGACTATTATGTAGCAAAAAATTATGATTTGCCGGTACTTTCACCTATTGATGATCGTGGTGTATTTACCGCAGAAGCGCCTGGTTTTGAAGGTGTTTTCTACGATAAAGCCAATGCTATGATAACGGACTTGCTAAAAGAAAAAGGTGCGTTACTAAAACTTGATTTCTTTGTTCATAGCTATCCTCATGATTGGCGTACTAAAAAACCAGTTATTTTTAGAGCAACTCCACAATGGTTTGCTTCGATTGATCAATTCCGTCAAAACATTTTGGATGAAATTGAAAAAGTGGATTGGATTGTTCCATGGGGCAAGTCGCGTTTATATAATATGATACGTGACCGTGGAGATTGGGTTATTTCAAGACAACGTGCTTGGGGTGTACCTCTGCCAATTTTTTATGCAGAAGATGGACAAGCAATTGTTACCCCAGAAACGATTGAACATGTAGCTCAATTATTTGAAGAATTTGGCTCCAATGTTTGGTTTGAACGAGATGCCAAAGATTTATTACCAGATGGTTTTACGCATCCAGGTTCACCTAATGGGGAATTTAGTAAAGAAACAGATATTATGGATGTCTGGTTTGATTCAGGTTCTTCTCACGAAGCAGTCTTGCGTCAACGTCCGGAATTAACATTTCCAGCTGACATGTACCTAGAAGGCTCTGATCAATACCGTGGTTGGTTTAACTCCAGCATTACTACCAGCGTTGCTATTAATGGGGTTGCTCCTTACAAATCAGTATTATCGCAAGGGTTTACCTTAGATGGTGAAGGGCGTAAGATGAGTAAATCTTTAGGAAACACGATTGTTCCAGATAAAGTCATCAAACAAATGGGAGCAGACATTTTACGCTTGTGGGTTGCTAGTGTGGATTATGAGTCTGATGTTAGAGTTTCAATGGATATCTTAAAACAAGTATCAGAAGTCTATCGAAAAATCAGAAATACGGTACGATTTTTACTAGCTAACACGAGCGATTTTGATCCGGAAACAAACGAGGTCGATTTTGTTGATTTACGTTCGGTAGATAAATATCTATTGATTCGTTTAAATGAAGTAATCAAAGAAGTACGAGACAATGGTTATGATAAGTATGACTTCTTGCATGTTTATCGTACGATTTTGAACTTTATCACGGTTGACTTATCTTCGTTTTATCTAGATTTTGCCAAAGATGTGGTCTATCTTGAAGAAGAAGACAGTTACGAACGTCGCTGCATGCAAACGGTGTTTTACCAAGCGACAGTTGCAATTGCTAAATTGTTAACGCCTATTATTCCACATACTGCTGAAGAAATTTGGTCTTTTGTAAAAGAAGAGGCAGAATATGTACAATTAACTGATTTTCCGGCTTATCAGGTTTATCCTAACCAAGATGAATTATTGGATATTTGGACAGCATTTATGAATTTCCGTGATAATGTATTGAAAGCTCTAGAGGTTGCTAGAAATGAAAAATTGATTGGCAAATCAATGGAAGCTAAAGTAACCATTTATCCAAGCGAACAAGTACAAGCAATGCTAACGGCTGTAGACGCCAATATTGCTCAATTGCTGATTATCTCGCCTGATTTCTTTGAAATCAAAGACTCAAATGAAACAGTTCCAGAAGATGCTATGGCATTTGATGATGTAGCAATCCTGGTTGA contains:
- a CDS encoding YggS family pyridoxal phosphate-dependent enzyme, which produces MISDNLREVQQEMQDSCALVSRSSEEITLIGVTKTVGINQTIELANQGVNHLAENRVDQFLSKKEKMSDFTDIAWHFIGNLQRRKVKSVINEIDFFHALDSLKLGNEIQKRADKTIRCFVEVNVSGEDSKQGIASEELETFIEQLALFDKIKVVGLMTMAPLGSTKEQQHEIFARLKHLQETIQEKKWGFAPCTQTSMGMSNDFPVAIQEGATFIRVGTALFKE
- a CDS encoding cell division protein SepF; amino-acid sequence: MSFMEKVSTFFGLEDEEYMDNYQAGQNKTAASQQNNTATVNKQVPKQQNRSQSQASNTKSAVRKPIREKAQPTKQPTQSSRSAEKARPNEQRAKQPAPSRPENNVVAMKSNQPKQTQKSQSGKIMIIEPRAYSEAMTIAKHVIGGESVLVNFRLIEEHQARRIVDFLTGTVYAEDGDIKRVADEIFLCTPKEVEIDGTAQSLVESNLFDL
- the murD gene encoding UDP-N-acetylmuramoyl-L-alanine--D-glutamate ligase, with amino-acid sequence MKKITTYQNKKVLVLGLAKSGVSAAKLLHDLGALVTVNDGKPFEENPQAQDLLALGIKVICGSHPIELLDEDFSMMVKNPGIPYSHPLVQKAQEKGLPIITEVELAYQISEALMIAITGTNGKTTTTTMIANILNAGMTDHKAYLSGNIGYPASTVAKKAEKDDCLVMEVSSFQLMGVKQFHPKVAVLTNLYEAHLDYHGSWEAYVAAKWQVQQNMTTDDFLILNWNQKEIQELAQNTQATVVPFSTREVVDGAYLYQGTLYYKDAAILAADELGVPGAHNIENALAAIAAAALWGIDYQVIANALRTFSGVKHRTQYVGKIDEVAFYNDSKATNILATQKALEGFDPHKLILLCGGLDRGNDFDALIPSLKGVKAVVLFGQTKHKLEDAARKAGIPEISFAENAEEAAALAFELSQKGDTILLSPANASWDQYRNFEVRGDRYIAAVEQLSEKKGSSQ
- a CDS encoding YggT family protein, translated to MSLVNDIVYLYTILLIIYALLSWFPGGYDSAIGRFLRKICEPYLSLFDHLNLSLGPVNFNIAFAIIVLQLAVQALSRIVIAIF
- the ftsZ gene encoding cell division protein FtsZ, encoding MEFSIDNNVNEGAVIKVIGVGGGGGNAVNRMIEENVKGVEFIAVNTDVQALKNSKAETVIQLGPKFTQGLGAGSQPEVGEKSAEESEDQIREALGGADMIFITAGMGGGTGTGAAPVVAGIAKELDALTVGVVTRPFTFEGPKRGHFAAEGIAKLKENVDTLLIISNNRLLEVVDKKTPMLEAFREADNVLRQGVQGISDLITAPGYVNLDFADVKTVMKNQGTALMGIGIASGEERVVEATKKAISSPLLETSIDGAEQVLLNITGGLDMTLFEAQDASDIVAGASTGDVNIILGTSISEDLEDEIRVTVIATGIDPTKSEKKPGRASRQSQTSAKRPVFDMDQAQPSQKEENDFSDWDIRKEENVRPKVDDTQFEEIEKKDFDTFKRETPKSDDDELDTPPFFRRKR
- a CDS encoding cell division protein FtsQ/DivIB, which gives rise to MSDPNSSKKKKSTNEEELTPWQKEHLRYLRERQDNEEKASDDKAEKSLESSETKQAENFSEEKIEEPPKKERISFADRLPKLKSYRNKQLHKRLLTIIMIFAIPLLFVLYYISPLNSLAEVDVSGNQNIASQKIVASSGLQVNQNLWRQYFDRDQFTRRLTKEFPRIKNAKIKFSALNQFRIDVTEHKEVSLLAKDGKYFPVLENGEVVQEPQEEADKDKIILEDFTNQNQILTTIENYRKLPQEIQSGVSQINYTPSDNNDELLTIFMNDGNRVIINVSNMDQQMQYYPQVAKEMDDKGIIDMEVGIFVRPYDENNTDDEEDQEDSE
- the murG gene encoding undecaprenyldiphospho-muramoylpentapeptide beta-N-acetylglucosaminyltransferase, which produces MRVLVTGGGTGGHIYPALAFINYVKTVDPNSSFLYVGAKRGMENKILPQTDIPFLTLEIQGFKRKLTFENVKTVQLFLKSVRQAKKIIKDFQPDVVIGTGGYVSGAVVYAAAKLNIPTIVHEQNSVPGITNKFLARYVDKIGIAFADAAQYFPENKTILVGNPRAQEVVGIKPSDLLREFDLAPEKKTVLIFGGSQGALKINQAVVAAIPEFAKKGYQVLYASGERYYEEINENMGMNKDAFVNISIQPYIKNMNEVMVNCDLLVGRAGATSIAEFTGLGLPAVLIPSPYVTNDHQTKNAQSLVKEGAAKMINDNELTAENLVATVDEIMGDDALLQQMAEQSKKQGIPDASERLYQFIQTII
- a CDS encoding RNA-binding protein, producing MDANIYQHFRSDERPFIDMVQDWIEQVNMQYAPVLTEFLDPRQAFILETLVRQETELSFRFFGGYEAAERRRCLIFPDYYEPTQEDFEIELFNVHYPKKFTVLSHGKILGSLIGTGIKREFLGDIISDGENWQVFVAKEISHYIQLQVTKIGNVKVRLEEQSYVDILTPKDGWTEENTTVSSLRLDNVIASIFNISRQRAKQLIETGKVKVNWTPTQRPDFVLDLLDIVSIRGFGRLQIQGLEGTTKKGKARLNLGVLRK
- the ftsA gene encoding cell division protein FtsA — its product is MAKTGMYVGLDIGTTSVKVVVAEYIEGQMNIIGVGNAKSEGINRGIVIDIDKTVQAIQRAVTQAEEKAGIQIRNVCVGLPANLLEVENCQGMIAVNNESKEITDEDVRNVASAALVRSIPPERQIITILPQDFTVDGFEGIKDPRGMIGVRLEMNGVVFTGPKTIIHNVRKCVEEAGLFISEMIITPLALTSSILSDGEQDFGTTVIDIGGGQTTAAVMHDKQLKFTYVNQEGGEFVTKDISTVLNTSFNNAEALKINYGDAYPERTSTSEEFPVDVIGQSDPVKVDERYLSEIIEARIEQIFIKAKEALDEIEALELPGGIVLSGGAASLPGVVDLAQEIFGVNVKLHVPNHMGLRNPVFTNVISILEYAADLGDVYQLTKSAVTGETVQVEQNSQAYTREPVYEQQLPYEPEEPAYQEPDDSEPKEGFGDKVKNFFSNIFE